A genomic stretch from Deltaproteobacteria bacterium includes:
- a CDS encoding LLM class flavin-dependent oxidoreductase gives MKFGYYLLNTYVPELDGDSRELYARWLEQIDAAESLGFDSLWVTEHHFRLFGGMMPSPQMLLSAASQRTRRLSLGSAVSLVPMHHPLQIAEDYAMLDLLSGGRLLFGAGRGMSPHEYEVYGQDWPTAQPRMVEALDVIRMAWTEETVEWDGEYFSYHGMTVRPRPHQQPHPPVYVTANRDLDNFRMIGRHGYHLMTLPWIGSNAEQRPRIEVYLETLREAGYSEEDHDVFVMYPIYVGEDDGQARAEVEDAWHRWREFALDEVRLDPARVPMLDKIYARLGYDAMVQDNRGVFGGPDTCIEHLKAIIDVVGPTHIGLCFHFGGLKQDKVLASMERFSRHVAPALQD, from the coding sequence ATGAAGTTCGGATACTACCTGCTCAACACCTACGTCCCGGAACTCGACGGCGATTCGCGGGAACTGTACGCTCGCTGGCTGGAACAGATCGACGCCGCCGAGAGCCTGGGCTTCGACAGCCTGTGGGTCACCGAGCACCACTTCCGGCTCTTCGGCGGCATGATGCCCAGCCCGCAGATGCTGCTTTCCGCCGCCTCGCAACGCACACGCCGGCTGAGCCTTGGCTCCGCGGTGTCGCTCGTGCCCATGCACCACCCGCTGCAGATCGCCGAGGACTACGCCATGCTCGATCTCCTCTCCGGCGGACGCCTGCTCTTCGGCGCCGGCCGGGGCATGAGCCCCCACGAGTACGAGGTGTACGGGCAAGACTGGCCCACCGCGCAGCCGCGAATGGTGGAAGCCCTGGACGTCATCCGCATGGCCTGGACCGAGGAGACCGTGGAGTGGGACGGCGAGTACTTCAGCTACCATGGCATGACCGTGCGGCCCAGGCCGCACCAGCAGCCGCACCCGCCCGTCTACGTGACTGCCAACCGCGACCTGGACAACTTCCGCATGATCGGCCGCCACGGCTACCACCTCATGACGCTGCCGTGGATCGGCAGCAACGCCGAGCAGCGTCCGCGCATCGAAGTCTATCTCGAAACCCTGCGGGAAGCCGGGTACTCCGAGGAAGACCACGACGTCTTCGTCATGTACCCCATCTACGTAGGCGAGGACGACGGCCAGGCCCGGGCCGAAGTGGAGGACGCCTGGCACCGCTGGCGCGAGTTCGCCCTCGACGAGGTGCGCCTCGACCCCGCCCGAGTGCCCATGCTGGACAAGATCTACGCGCGCCTGGGCTACGACGCCATGGTGCAGGACAACCGCGGCGTGTTCGGCGGCCCCGACACCTGCATCGAGCACCTCAAGGCCATCATCGACGTGGTGGGCCCCACCCACATCGGCCTCTGCTTCCACTTCGGCGGCCTCAAGCAGGACAAGGTCCTCGCCTCCATGGAGCGCTTCAGCCGCCACGTGGCGCCGGCGCTCCAGGACTAA